The Dasypus novemcinctus isolate mDasNov1 chromosome 12, mDasNov1.1.hap2, whole genome shotgun sequence genome includes a window with the following:
- the LOC101431483 gene encoding olfactory receptor 10C1-like, whose translation MFGNLSLCTKFTFVAFSALEELQPVLFVVFLAIYLFTVGGNLIIICLIWVTPSLHTPMYFFLVNLSFLEMCYTTSVVPQMLVHLLVENKTISMGGCAAQMYIFTILGLTECCLLAAMAYDRFVAICYPLHYTLLMGPPVCLKLAAACWTTGVIVESAQTTWIFTLPFCGTGEIQHFFCDIMPVVKLACVDTSQNEIVIFAVSVLFIMSPCLLILCSYVRILVAILRIPSAAGRRKAFSTCSSHILVVSLFYGTALFTYLQPKTAHTPETDRATALMYTVVTPAMNPLIYTLRNKEVKEAFQRVTQRSLLRQMA comes from the coding sequence ATGTTTGGAAACCTGTCCCTCTGTACCAAATTCACATTTGTGGCATTTTCTGCACTAGAAGAGTTACAGCCTGTGCTCTTTGTTGTGTTCTTAGCCATCTATTTGTTTACTGTGGGAGGAAACCTCATCATCATCTGCCTGATCTGGGTCACCCCTTCCCTGCACactcccatgtatttcttcctggtgaaccTCTCCTTCCTGGAGATGTGCTACACCACCAGTGTGGTGCCTCAGATGCTGGTGCACCTGCTGGTGGAGAACAAGACCATTAGCATGGGAGGCTGTGCAGCCCAGATGTACATATTTACCATCCTGGGACTGACAGAATGCTGCCTGCTAGCAGCCATGGCTTATGACCGCTTTGTAGCTATTTGTTACCCACTGCATTACACTCTCCTTATGGGCCctcctgtgtgtttgaaattGGCTGCCGCATGTTGGACCACCGGGGTGATAGTGGAGTCAGCCCAGACCACCTGGATCTTCACTCTGCCCTTCTGTGGAACAGGAGAGATTCAGCACTTTTTTTGTGACATCATGCCTGTAGTGAAACTGGCTTGTGTGGATACCTCCCAAAATGAGATTGTGATTTTTGCTGTCTCCGTGCTCTTCATTATGAGTCCTTGTTTGCTCATTCTGTGCTCCTACGTGCGCATTCTTGTGGCCATCCTGAGGATCCCTTCAGCAGCCGGCAGGCGCAAAGCTTTCTCCACTTGTTCTTCTCATATCCTGGTTGTTTCTCTCTTCTATGGCACTGCCTTGTTCACTTACCTCCAACCTAAGACTGCCCATACACCAGAAACAGACAGAGCAACTGCACTCATGTACACGGTGGTAACACCTGCGATGAATCCCCTTATCTATACCCTGAGgaacaaggaggtgaaggaagCCTTCCAAAGGGTAACGCAAAGGAGCCTTCTTAGACAAATGGCCTAA